GTGGCGAGCATGATCCGGCGGAGCCCGTACGGCTCCAGGTGGTCGCGGACGGCGGTGACGAGGGCGGTGCCGAGTCCGGTGCCGCGGGCCGGGCGGTCGACGTAGACGTCGCAGAGCCAGGCGAAGGTGGCGTGATCGGTGACCACGCGCGCGTAGGCGGCGAGTTCGCCGGTGTCGCGGTGGTAGGCGCCGAAGTTGAGCGAGCCGGCGATGGCGCTGTCCTGCTTCTCCCGGGTGCGGCCGAGGGCCCAGTAGGCGTCGGTGGAGAGCCAGTGGTGGATGCGGGCGGCGTCCAGCCGGGCCGGGTCGGCCGAGATCTCGTAGCTCCCGTGGAGGGTGGCGGTGGTGGTGTCGTTCATGGCCGGAGGATGCCAAAGCCGTGGGCACGTGTCAGGCGGGTTTTCCGGGCCGGCGGAGAGGTGCGCGGGCGCCCGCCCGCGCCGCCCGGTGTCACGGAAGGAGTTCGTCCATGGCGGTCCGGAGCCTGCGGACGCCCTCGGCGATCTCCGTGGGCCCGGCGACACCCGCGAAACTCAGCCGGATGTGGCCGGCCGGGGGTTCGGCGCAGAAGTAGGGCCGGCCGGGGGCGGCGGTGACGCCGGCCCGGAGGGCGGTGGCGAGGAAGGTGGGCTCGGCAAGGGTGTCGGGGAGGCGGAGCCAGAGGTGGTAGCCGCCGGAGGGCACGTGGGGCAGGGCGAGTTCGGGGAGGTGGAGGGCGACGGCGGCGGTGAGGGTGTCGCGGCGGGCCTTCAGCTCCTGGGAGACGGTCCGCAGGTGGCGGGGCCACGCCGGGGAGCCGACGAGTTCGAGGGC
The Streptomyces roseofulvus genome window above contains:
- a CDS encoding GNAT family N-acetyltransferase — encoded protein: MNDTTTATLHGSYEISADPARLDAARIHHWLSTDAYWALGRTREKQDSAIAGSLNFGAYHRDTGELAAYARVVTDHATFAWLCDVYVDRPARGTGLGTALVTAVRDHLEPYGLRRIMLATADAHGVYEKVGFTPLQNTDKWMALGQH